The DNA sequence GCGCAGGCTGATGCGCTCGGCCATGGGCAGCCACGCGGCGATCAGTTCCTGTCGCAGCCGGGTCCGCTCGGGCCCGTCGGGCAGTGCCGCGAGCCGTGCGAACAGTCCGGCCGTCGCGGGGCTCTGGCGCGTACGCCGTCGGAGAGCTGTCTCAGCCATGGTCACCGCCCTCGCTCGTACGCCACGGAGTGCTGCCGGCGGTTTCAGCATGACCCGGCCCTTCCGGATGCGCGACTCGGCGCAGCCACCCGGTCACGGACAGCGAGGCGGTGGTGGCGCGGCGGGACTGCCGTACGACCGCGGGGCGCGCGGCGGCACCACCGGCGGCCCCGGGGCCGCCCCGGCACCCGCGGAACCGGCTGGTAACGTCCGCGGGCGGCACAGGAGTCACGCCCGCCACATCTCTCACCGGAAAGGCCGTCATGCCCCCGCTCGCCGCGCCGCAGCTCCGCCCCGCCCGGACACCGCAGGGCAAGGACGTCGACGTCCACCGCCCCGAAGGGCCGGACGCCGGGCTGCCGGTGGTGCTGCTGTGGCACGGCACGAGCCCCGACGACCGGGGTGTGCTGGCTCCCCTGGCGCGGGAGGTCGCCGCGCGGGGCGCGGTCGTGGCCGTACCGGACTGGCGGGCCGACGCGCCCGACGCCGGACGGGCCGCCCTGCTCGGCTCGCTGGCGTGGTGCCGGGCGAACGCGGCGGCGTACGGCGGCGATCCGGACCGGATCGTGCTGGCCGGCTGGTCCGCCGGGGCCGCGGCGGCCCTCGGCGTCGCGCTCCGCCCGGACGTCGTCGACGGCTGGCGCCCGACGGCCGTCGTGGGCCTCGCGTCCCGCTACGACCTGCCGGCGCGGACGACGGGGACGCCGCCGCTGACGGACCTGGCCGACGCGGCCGCCGGGCCGGTCACCCCGGTGCCCGTCCGGCTGGTACACGGAACCAAGGACACCCTGATGGGCCCGGAGCACTCCCGCGAGGCCCTGACCGCGCTCACCGGCCGCGGCTGGCCGACCCGGCTGGACGAGCCGGCGGCCGACCACGCGGGTGTGATCATGGCCGAATTCGACCCGTCGACCGGCCGCTGCCGCCCGTCGGACGACGAACGGGTGCGCGCCCAGGGCCGTTTGTCCGTCCGGGCTCTGACGGATGCGGCCGGCGTACGCCCGACACTCCG is a window from the Streptomyces mobaraensis genome containing:
- a CDS encoding carboxylesterase family protein is translated as MPPLAAPQLRPARTPQGKDVDVHRPEGPDAGLPVVLLWHGTSPDDRGVLAPLAREVAARGAVVAVPDWRADAPDAGRAALLGSLAWCRANAAAYGGDPDRIVLAGWSAGAAAALGVALRPDVVDGWRPTAVVGLASRYDLPARTTGTPPLTDLADAAAGPVTPVPVRLVHGTKDTLMGPEHSREALTALTGRGWPTRLDEPAADHAGVIMAEFDPSTGRCRPSDDERVRAQGRLSVRALTDAAGVRPTLRP